The following are from one region of the Mycolicibacterium helvum genome:
- a CDS encoding TetR/AcrR family transcriptional regulator: protein MTAGTTARGAARRTEIIDAAIEVMARVGLAGLSMRLVANQAQIPLGALSYYFDDKSDLIAQAFAQLSDREIDRVVRTAERLEPSMSPPALADLVADMIIDGFNSPRGAIVTRYELVTEASRDERLRPMFEAWYAAMVPALSRLFRELGSHQPELDARTVMAVMAGLEIDNLYRPLGPVDKRRIRATLRHAFTAVIALHNA from the coding sequence ATGACGGCTGGCACCACTGCACGAGGCGCGGCGCGGCGCACCGAGATTATCGACGCCGCGATCGAGGTGATGGCCCGGGTCGGCCTGGCCGGGCTGTCGATGCGTCTGGTGGCGAACCAGGCCCAAATACCATTGGGTGCGCTGAGCTACTACTTCGACGACAAGTCCGATCTGATCGCACAGGCCTTCGCCCAGCTGTCCGATCGCGAGATCGACCGCGTCGTGCGCACGGCGGAGCGCCTCGAGCCGTCGATGTCGCCGCCAGCGCTCGCCGATCTGGTCGCCGACATGATCATCGACGGATTCAACTCACCTCGCGGCGCGATCGTCACCCGCTACGAACTGGTCACCGAGGCAAGCCGCGACGAGCGGCTACGGCCGATGTTCGAAGCCTGGTATGCGGCAATGGTTCCCGCGCTGAGCCGACTCTTTCGCGAGCTCGGATCCCATCAGCCCGAGCTCGACGCCCGCACCGTCATGGCGGTGATGGCGGGCCTGGAGATCGACAACCTGTATCGCCCGCTGGGACCGGTCGACAAGCGCCGGATCCGGGCCACACTGCGGCACGCGTTCACCGCCGTTATCGCCCTGCACAACGCCTGA
- a CDS encoding SDR family NAD(P)-dependent oxidoreductase: MPATPGAFDLTGQVALVTGSSSEIGIGFASARLLGQLGAAVMVTGTTDRVHRRAEELASIGIAADAHIADLFDRDAASGLVAAAVAAFGKLDILVNNAGLASVHSPEEPNSLMVMTDDEWSLALRRNLDSAFYVTRAALPGMVERGYGRIVNVGSTAGVLTAYTGDVGYHTAKAAMLGMTRSLAVDYAKNGITANLVLPGWIATAAQLPSEVAAGEATPIGRSATADEVASGVAYLATPGASYVTGTTLIIDGGNAIAGATPAA; this comes from the coding sequence ATGCCCGCTACGCCAGGCGCGTTCGATCTCACCGGTCAGGTTGCCCTGGTCACCGGGTCGAGCAGCGAGATCGGTATTGGTTTCGCCTCGGCGCGGCTGCTGGGGCAACTCGGGGCCGCGGTGATGGTGACCGGCACCACCGACCGGGTCCACCGGCGTGCCGAGGAGCTTGCGAGTATTGGCATTGCGGCCGATGCGCATATCGCGGACCTGTTCGACCGCGACGCTGCCAGTGGGCTGGTCGCGGCCGCAGTCGCGGCGTTCGGCAAGCTCGACATCCTGGTGAACAATGCCGGCCTGGCATCGGTACACAGCCCGGAAGAGCCCAACTCGCTGATGGTGATGACCGACGACGAGTGGTCACTTGCTTTGCGCCGCAACCTCGACAGCGCGTTCTATGTCACCAGGGCCGCACTGCCGGGGATGGTGGAACGCGGATACGGCCGCATCGTCAACGTGGGCTCGACGGCCGGTGTGCTGACCGCCTACACCGGCGACGTCGGGTATCACACCGCCAAGGCGGCGATGCTGGGTATGACCCGGTCGCTGGCCGTGGACTACGCCAAGAACGGCATCACCGCCAACTTGGTACTGCCCGGCTGGATCGCGACGGCGGCCCAGTTGCCCTCCGAGGTCGCCGCGGGAGAGGCCACGCCGATCGGGCGGTCGGCCACCGCCGACGAGGTCGCGTCCGGCGTCGCCTACCTGGCCACGCCAGGGGCCTCGTACGTCACGGGCACGACGTTGATCATCGACGGCGGCAACGCCATCGCCGGAGCGACGCCAGCGGCCTAG
- the speB gene encoding agmatinase, with amino-acid sequence MAGTPFGRDASRPPVGATPSTQVPRYAGKGTFARIADIHEVADYDIAVVGLPFDGGTSYRPGARFGPMAVRQAARTLRPGYHVEFGVAPLEQVQIVDAGDVTITPFDIPQACTQIENGMRELIGERGRKVVAIGGDHTVALPNLRALHAFHGPLALVHFDAHLDTWDTYFNAPVTHGTPFRRAFEEGLLIEDHSIHVGIRGPIYDRMDLADDARMGFHIIRAGDLDVMGVEAAVDIVARRVDDLPVYLSIDIDVLDPAFAPGTGTPESGGLTSRELLRMLRRLNGINVVGADVVEVAPAYDHAEITSIAAATVVFDLLSLIVANG; translated from the coding sequence ATGGCAGGCACCCCGTTCGGTCGCGACGCCTCCCGCCCGCCGGTCGGCGCCACGCCGTCGACCCAGGTCCCGCGCTACGCCGGCAAAGGCACCTTCGCCCGCATCGCGGATATCCATGAGGTAGCCGACTACGACATCGCCGTCGTGGGTTTACCTTTCGACGGCGGCACCTCCTACCGGCCGGGAGCGAGATTCGGCCCGATGGCCGTCCGTCAGGCGGCCCGCACGTTACGCCCGGGATATCACGTCGAATTCGGTGTCGCCCCGCTGGAGCAGGTCCAGATCGTGGACGCCGGCGACGTGACGATCACCCCCTTCGATATCCCGCAAGCATGCACCCAGATCGAGAACGGCATGCGGGAACTCATCGGCGAACGGGGGCGCAAGGTCGTCGCCATCGGCGGTGACCACACCGTCGCATTGCCGAATCTTCGTGCACTACACGCATTCCACGGTCCGCTGGCGCTGGTGCACTTCGACGCGCATCTGGACACCTGGGACACCTACTTCAACGCACCCGTCACGCACGGCACGCCGTTTCGCCGCGCGTTCGAGGAAGGGCTGCTGATCGAGGACCACTCCATCCACGTCGGCATCCGCGGCCCGATCTACGACCGGATGGACCTTGCCGATGACGCCCGGATGGGATTCCACATCATCCGGGCCGGCGATCTCGACGTCATGGGCGTCGAGGCAGCCGTCGATATCGTCGCCCGCCGAGTCGACGATCTGCCGGTATACCTCTCGATCGACATCGATGTGCTGGACCCCGCATTCGCTCCCGGGACCGGAACACCGGAGTCGGGCGGGCTGACCTCACGGGAACTGCTGCGAATGCTTCGCCGACTCAACGGGATCAACGTCGTCGGCGCCGATGTCGTTGAGGTCGCACCGGCCTACGATCACGCCGAGATCACCTCGATCGCCGCCGCGACGGTGGTGTTCGACCTGTTGAGCCTGATCGTCGCCAACGGGTGA
- a CDS encoding class II aldolase/adducin family protein, whose amino-acid sequence MDADSAFLDPAADEPVLTDPAELRAHRKRRLALAYRVFGAMGWGSLGDGHISARDPEWLDCFWLGRYGVPFRFMTPDDLVLVHADGSVEGGGHINVAAYYIHAPLHEARSDVIAAAHCHTPYGTPFSAEVTKLAPISQEACAFFDDHEIFDDHEVNIGSTDGGKRIAAALGQTRAAILRNHGLLTVATSVDAAVGYFLMMERSAEVQVKARDAKPIGPQAARRVHDMLDEREAWQVFQWAQRTYVPEAN is encoded by the coding sequence ATGGACGCTGACAGCGCTTTCCTCGATCCGGCTGCCGACGAGCCGGTGCTCACCGATCCCGCTGAATTGCGGGCGCACCGCAAGCGGCGTCTGGCGTTGGCCTATCGGGTATTCGGCGCGATGGGCTGGGGATCGCTGGGGGACGGTCATATCTCGGCCCGCGACCCTGAGTGGCTGGACTGTTTCTGGCTCGGGCGTTACGGGGTTCCGTTCCGTTTCATGACCCCTGACGATCTGGTCCTGGTCCATGCCGACGGCTCGGTCGAGGGCGGTGGCCACATCAACGTGGCCGCCTACTACATTCACGCCCCATTGCACGAGGCCCGCTCCGACGTCATCGCCGCCGCGCACTGTCATACCCCGTACGGGACACCGTTTTCCGCTGAGGTCACCAAGCTGGCGCCGATCTCGCAGGAGGCGTGTGCATTCTTTGATGACCACGAGATCTTCGATGACCACGAAGTCAATATCGGGTCGACCGATGGCGGTAAGCGGATCGCGGCCGCCCTCGGGCAGACCAGGGCTGCGATTCTGCGCAACCACGGGCTGCTGACGGTGGCTACCAGCGTCGACGCGGCGGTCGGCTACTTCCTGATGATGGAGCGCAGTGCCGAGGTTCAGGTGAAGGCGCGAGATGCCAAACCGATCGGGCCGCAGGCCGCTCGACGGGTACACGACATGCTTGACGAGCGCGAGGCCTGGCAGGTCTTCCAATGGGCGCAACGAACGTACGTGCCCGAAGCGAACTGA
- a CDS encoding ABC transporter substrate-binding protein: MRLTSGIAPLAIAAVLLAGTACSGKTNSARDSTTVASTVRTPLMSDPPPLDPDTFYQPEGLLIMTSTYQGLLQYAPGSTKIAPLLATKWDVTPDGLTYTFTLRDGVKFADGTPFDSAAAKASFQRRIDMAAGPAYMLADVKDMQTPDPHTFVVTLTKPVAPFLDYLASPYGPLMTSPTAVAQHTSGNDHASAWLASHTAGTGPYELTEAVPASHYTMSANKNYWGTAGQITSVQMPVITASAVQRLELGNGQLDMVLHGLSKGDYEALAAGPDTEVLQESALVKAEVMVSPSSPVFASRDARAALSAALDQTALTTQIFGAQGAPSTQFYPIGMLPDGAVPDKHDYDPSKLAAVGKAGGDVVIGFPTGDSSLQDLANQMQVILQQAGLKATVRDFPLAQFFALPQNPDQRPDLLLASFNPDAAHPDTWSRIYQYTNAPVNLQGCSVPEADKLLDAGSAEPDAAKSQALYIEAAKAYRDSLCWINLSDLHNTVAARKGYSGWQSQPAWMWDTDFSTLKHQG; the protein is encoded by the coding sequence ATGAGACTCACGTCGGGAATCGCGCCCCTGGCGATCGCCGCGGTCTTGCTGGCCGGCACGGCTTGTTCGGGAAAGACGAACAGCGCACGCGACAGTACAACCGTCGCGTCGACAGTGCGCACCCCGTTGATGTCTGATCCGCCGCCCCTGGACCCCGACACCTTCTACCAGCCCGAGGGCCTGCTGATCATGACCTCGACCTACCAGGGACTGCTGCAGTACGCGCCGGGGTCGACGAAGATCGCACCGCTGTTGGCAACGAAGTGGGACGTCACACCGGACGGACTGACCTATACCTTCACCCTGCGCGACGGCGTCAAGTTCGCCGACGGGACACCGTTTGATTCCGCGGCCGCCAAAGCCAGCTTCCAGCGCCGCATCGACATGGCGGCCGGCCCGGCCTACATGCTGGCCGACGTGAAGGACATGCAGACTCCGGACCCGCACACCTTCGTCGTCACACTCACCAAACCTGTTGCGCCATTTCTCGATTACCTCGCCTCGCCCTACGGACCACTGATGACCAGCCCTACCGCGGTGGCCCAGCACACCAGCGGCAACGACCACGCATCGGCGTGGCTGGCATCGCACACCGCCGGAACCGGCCCCTACGAGCTGACCGAGGCGGTGCCGGCCAGTCACTACACGATGAGCGCGAACAAGAACTACTGGGGCACCGCTGGCCAGATCACCTCGGTGCAGATGCCGGTGATCACCGCTTCCGCCGTGCAGCGACTCGAACTCGGCAACGGCCAACTCGACATGGTCTTGCACGGCTTGTCGAAGGGCGACTACGAAGCACTTGCGGCCGGCCCGGACACCGAGGTCCTCCAGGAAAGCGCCCTGGTCAAGGCGGAGGTCATGGTCAGCCCGAGCTCGCCGGTCTTCGCCTCACGCGACGCGCGAGCCGCGCTGTCGGCCGCGCTCGACCAGACCGCTTTGACCACACAGATATTCGGTGCGCAGGGCGCTCCGTCGACGCAGTTCTACCCGATCGGGATGCTGCCCGACGGTGCGGTGCCCGACAAGCACGACTACGACCCGTCGAAGCTGGCCGCAGTGGGCAAGGCCGGCGGCGACGTCGTGATCGGCTTCCCCACCGGTGACAGCAGCCTGCAGGATCTGGCCAATCAGATGCAGGTGATCCTGCAGCAGGCCGGGCTCAAGGCCACAGTCCGCGACTTCCCGCTGGCCCAGTTCTTCGCCCTGCCCCAAAACCCGGACCAGCGACCAGATCTGCTGCTGGCCTCATTCAACCCCGACGCAGCCCATCCCGATACCTGGTCACGGATCTACCAGTACACCAATGCGCCGGTGAATCTGCAGGGCTGCTCGGTTCCCGAGGCGGACAAGCTTCTCGATGCGGGCAGCGCCGAACCTGATGCGGCCAAGTCGCAGGCCCTGTATATCGAAGCCGCCAAGGCCTATCGGGATTCGCTGTGCTGGATCAATCTGTCTGACCTACACAACACCGTCGCCGCCCGGAAGGGCTACTCCGGCTGGCAGAGTCAGCCCGCCTGGATGTGGGACACCGACTTCTCCACTCTGAAACACCAGGGATGA